The following are from one region of the Siniperca chuatsi isolate FFG_IHB_CAS linkage group LG21, ASM2008510v1, whole genome shotgun sequence genome:
- the LOC122868891 gene encoding aconitate hydratase, mitochondrial-like: protein MASYCLTVTRLRLALGTGARRFHVSAAFSAKAKVAMSRFEPGFSINYEKMHENINIVRRRLNRPLTLSEKIVYGHLDDPAGQEIDRGRTYLRLRPDRVAMQDATAQMAMLQFISSGLPKVAVPSTIHCDHLIEAQIGGAQDLQRAKEVNEEVYNFLATASAKYGVGFWKPGSGIIHQIILENYAYPGVMLIGTDSHTPNGGGLGAICIGVGGADAVDVMAGIPWELKCPKVIGVRLTGNLSGWTSPKDVILKVAGILTVKGGTGAIVEYHGPGVDSISCTGMATICNMGAEIGATTSIFPYNHRMKTYLDKTGRGEIASVADQFKDDLVPDNGCEYDQVIEINLSELKPHINGPFTPDLAHPVSDIGAVAKKNGWPLEVKVGLIGSCTNSSYEDMGRAASLAKQALDKGLKCKAQFTVTPGSEQIRATIERDGYAKILSDVGGIVLANACGPCIGQWDRKDVKKGEKNTIVTSFNRNFTARNDANPATHAFVTSPEIVTALAIAGTLNFNPETDYLTAPNGEKFKLEPPTGDELPSKDFDPGQDTYQHPPAEGTSVKVNVSPSSNRLQLLEPFDKWHGKDLENMRVLIKVKGKCTTDHISAAGPWLKFRGHLDNISNNLLIGAVNIENDAVNKIKNQLTGEYGGVPDVARHYKANGESWVVVGDENYGEGSSREHAALEPRHLGGRAIIVKSFARIHETNLKKQGLLPLTFADPHDYDKIRPDDKISITGLKSFAPGKPLTAVIKHSDGSQESFSLNHTFNETQIEWFQAGSALNRMKELQ from the exons aTGGCGTCTTATTGTTTGACTGTCACTAGGTTGCGG CTGGCCCTTGGAACTGGGGCAAGGCGATTTCATGTCTCTGCAGCCTTCAGCGCCAAGGCCAAGGTGGCCATGAGCCGCTTTGAGCCCGGATTCAGCATAAACTATGAGAAGATGCACGAGAACATCAACATTGTACGCAGGAG GCTCAACAGGCCTCTCACTCTGTCGGAGAAGATTGTGTATGGTCACCTGGATGATCCAGCAGGGCAGGAGATCGACCGCGGCCGCACCTATCTGCGCCTGCGTCCAGACCGCGTGGCTATGCAGGATGCTACAGCTCAGATGGCAATGCTTCAGTTCATCAGCAGCGGTCTGCCCAAGGTGGCGGTTCCCTCCACCATCCACTGTGATCATCTGATTGAGGCTCAGATCGGAGGGGCTCAGGACCTGCAGAGGGCTAag GAAGTGAACGAGGAAGTGTACAACTTTCTTGCAACTGCTAGTGCCAAATATGGAGTTGGCTTCTGGAAACCCGGATCAGGGATCATTCATCAG ATTATCCTGGAGAATTATGCCTATCCTGGAGTGATGCTGATTGGTACAGACTCCCACACTCCCAATGGCGGCGGTCTGGGTGCCATCTGTATTGGAGTGGGTGGAGCTGACGCCGTGGATGTCATGGCTGGAATCCCTTGGGAGCTCAAATGTCCTAAA GTGATTGGAGTGAGGCTGACAGGAAACTTGTCTGGCTGGACCTCTCCGAAGGATGTCATCCTGAAGGTGGCTGGCATCCTGACTGTGAAGGGAGGCACTGGAGCCATTGTGGAGTATCATGGGCCTGGAGTTGACTCCATCTCCTGCACTG GAATGGCCACTATCTGTAACATGGGTGCTGAGATTGGAGCCACCACATCCATCTTCCCCTACAACCACCGCATGAAGACGTACCTGGACAAAACTGGCCGTGGAG AGATTGCCTCTGTGGCTGATCAGTTCAAAGATGACTTGGTCCCTGATAACGGCTGTGAATACGACCAGGTCATTGAGATTAACCTGAGCGAA CTGAAGCCCCATATCAACGGGCCGTTCACCCCTGACCTGGCCCACCCTGTGTCTGATATCGGGGCTGTAGCTAAGAAGAACGGCTGGCCCCTGGAGGTTAAAGTCG GTCTGATTGGCAGCTGCACCAACTCGAGCTACGAGGACATGGGCAGAGCGGCCTCTCTGGCCAAGCAGGCTCTGGATAAAGGTCTGAAGTGCAAGGCTCAGTTCACAGTCACTCCTGGTTCTGAACAGATCCGTGCCACTATCGAGAGGGATGGATAT GCCAAGATCCTGAGTGATGTTGGAGGAATCGTACTCGCCAATGCTTGTGGCCCCTGCATCGGACAGTGGGACAG GAAGGACgtgaaaaaaggagagaagaataCTATTGTCACGTCCTTCAACAGAAACTTCACTGCCAGGAATGATGCTAACCCAGCTACTCATGCTTTTGTCACCTCTCCTGAG ATTGTCACTGCCCTGGCCATCGCCGGGACCCTCAACTTCAACCCAGAGACTGACTACCTGACTGCTCCTAACGGAGAGAAGTTCAAGCTGGAACCCCCAACCGGTGACGAGCTCCCCTCCAAAGACTTCGACCCGGGCCAGGACACCTACCAGCACCCCCCGGCCGAGGGCACCTCAGTCAAG GTGAATGTGAGCCCCTCCAGCAACcgtctgcagctgctggagccCTTCGACAAGTGGCATGGAAAAGACCTGGAGAACATGAGGGTCCTCATCAAG GTGAAAGGAAAGTGCACCACTGACCACATCAGTGCTGCCGGGCCCTGGCTGAAATTCCGCGGCCACCTGGACAACATCTCCAACAATCTGCTGATTGGTGCAGTCAACATTGAGAATGATGCCGTCAACAAGATCAAGAACCAGCTGACAGGAGAGTACGGAGGTGTGCCCGATGTGGCCCGCCACTACAAG GCCAACGGAGAGAGCTGGGTGGTGGTTGGAGACGAGAACTATGGAGAAGGGTCCAGTAGAGAGCACGCTGCCCTGGAGCCACGACACCTTGGAGGACGCGCCATCATCGTCAAGAGCTTTGCCAGAATCCATG AGACTAACCTGAAGAAGCAGGGCCTGCTGCCTCTGACTTTTGCCGACCCCCACGACTATGACAAAATTCGCCCTGATGACAAGATTTCAATCACTGGGCTGAAATCCTTTGCTCCCGGCAAG cccCTGACAGCAGTGATCAAGCACAGCGATGGCAGCCAGGAGTCCTTCTCTCTAAACCACACCTTCAATGAGACGCAGATCGAGTGGTTCCAGGCTGGCTCTGCCCTCAACAGGATGAAGGAACTCCAGTAA